One genomic window of Cyprinus carpio isolate SPL01 chromosome A23, ASM1834038v1, whole genome shotgun sequence includes the following:
- the LOC109103855 gene encoding kelch-like protein 21, with protein sequence MEKPVLQTQPSMLPFFDAAHAVNLLRGIHELRAERKFFDVTLCAEGKEFHCHRTVLAAASTYFRAMFAGTLRESVMDRVVLHEVSAELLGLLVDFCYTGRVTVTHDNVDLLLKTADLFQFPSVKEACCAFLEQGLDVSNCLEIQDFAEAYACRELAASARRFVLKNIVELAKSMDFERLSWKRLLEFVSDDGLCVDKEETAYQIAVRWVKADLHHRLHYWPELLQQVRLPFVRRFYLLAHVESDPLVYLSPACLRLVSEARSFQSYEYDRHDRPSHRMRPRPSTGLAEILVVVGGCDQDCDELVTVDCYNPQTGQWRYLAEFPDHLGGGYSIAALGNDIYVTGGSDGSRLYDCVWRYNSSVNEWTEVSPMLKAREYHSSCVLKGQLYVVASDSTERYDHTLDCWEALPPMPHPMDNCSTTACRGRLYAIGSLTGEDTMAIQCYDTESNRWSLVNSGELPPWSFAPKTVTLNGLIYFVRDDSAEVDVYNPQKNEWDKISPMTQVHVGGSVAVLGGRLYVSGGYDNTFELSDVVEVYDPSTRTWTLAGRLPQPTFWHGSVSIFRQFMPLVPSTFEPIDIPEANAIHLHRHHRNQAFHNHINVNQNHNQDVNEVH encoded by the exons ATGGAGAAACCAGTTTTACAAACGCAGCCCTCTATGCTGCCCTTCTTCGACGCGGCCCACGCTGTCAACTTGCTCCGCGGCATCCATGAGCTCCGCGCCGAGCGCAAGTTCTTTGATGTCACGTTGTGTGCTGAAGGCAAAGAGTTCCACTGCCATCGAACTGTGCTCGCAGCTGCCAGCACCTACTTCCGTGCCATGTTTGCCGGTACGCTACGAGAGAGCGTCATGGACCGTGTGGTGCTACACGAAGTATCGGCTGAACTGTTGGGCCTCCTGGTGGACTTTTGCTACACAGGTCGCGTGACGGTCACACACGACAACGTGGACCTCCTGCTCAAGACAGCGGACCTCTTCCAGTTCCCATCCGTCAAAGAAGCATGCTGCGCATTCCTGGAGCAGGGACTTGATGTTTCCAACTGCTTGGAAATCCAAGACTTCGCAGAGGCTTACGCCTGTCGTGAGCTAGCGGCTAGTGCTCGCCGTTTTGTGCTGAAGAACATTGTGGAGCTGGCGAAGAGCATGGACTTTGAACGGTTGTCGTGGAAGCGGCTGCTGGAGTTTGTGTCTGATGACGGACTGTGTGTGGATAAGGAAGAAACGGCATACCAGATTGCCGTTCGTTGGGTTAAAGCTGACTTGCATCACCGGTTGCATTACTGGCCTGAGTTGTTGCAGCAAGTACGGCTGCCGTTTGTTCGCCGTTTCTACCTTCTGGCCCATGTGGAGAGCGATCCACTGGTCTACTTGTCGCCAGCCTGTCTACGGTTAGTCAGTGAGGCACGCAGCTTTCAATCTTATGAATATGACCGCCATGACCGCCCCAGCCATCGAATGCGCCCACGTCCATCCACCGGCCTGGCCGAAATTCTGGTGGTGGTGGGAGGATGTGATCAAGACTGTGATGAGCTTGTTACTGTGGATTGTTACAACCCACAAACCGGACAGtggagatatttagcagaattcCCAGACCACCTTGGAGGTGGCTACAGCATAGCCGCCCTGGGCAATGACATTTACGTGACAG GTGGCTCAGATGGATCACGTCTCTATGATTGCGTTTGGCGATACAACTCCAGTGTGAACGAGTGGACGGAAGTCTCCCCCATGCTGAAAGCCAGAGAGTACCACAGCTCCTGCGTCCTGAAGGGACAACTGTATGTGGTAGCCTCTGACAGCACAGAGCGCTATGATCATACTCTAGACTGCTGGGAGGCACTTCCGCCCATGCCACATCCCATGGATAACTGTTCTACTACGGCATGCAGGGGACGGCTCTATGCCATTGGCTCCTTAACCGGAGAGGACACAATGGCAATTCAGTGCTACGATACTGAAAGCAACCGTTGGTCACTAGTCAACAGTGGAGAACTGCCTCCATGGTCCTTTGCCCCCAAAACAGTCACTCTAAATGGGTTGATCTACTTTGTAAG GGATGATTCAGCAGAAGTAGATGTCTACAATCCACAGAAAAACGAATGGGATAAGATTAGTCCCATGACACAA GTTCATGTTGGAGGCAGTGTAGCAGTTCTGGGTGGTCGACTCTATGTGTCCGGAGGCTATGACAACACTTTTGAGCTGTCTGATGTGGTGGAGGTCTACGACCCCTCTACTCGAACTTGGACCCTAGCTGGCCGACTCCCCCAGCCTACCTTCTGGCATGGAAGTGTCAGCATTTTCCGACAGTTCATGCCTCTTGTTCCAAGCACCTTCGAACCCATCGACATACCTGAGGCCAACGCCATCCACCTCCACAGACACCACCGCAATCAGGCATTTCACAACCACATCAACGTCAATCAGAACCACAACCAAGATGTCAATGAAGTGCATTGA